A part of Polynucleobacter sp. MG-Unter2-18 genomic DNA contains:
- the rnhB gene encoding ribonuclease HII, whose product MSLIWVCGVDEAGRGPLAGAVVAGAVVLDPDNPISGLKDSKKLSAIRREFLFEQIQLKVKAWGIGEASPAEIDEINILQATMLAMRRAIEDLATRLGGWPDKALIDGNRCPELPISAEAIVKGDAKEPAISAASILAKVTRDRQMIALHELHPQYGFAQHMGYPTEAHFAALKEFGACDQHRRSFSPVRNVLALHGR is encoded by the coding sequence GTGAGCTTGATCTGGGTATGTGGTGTCGACGAAGCAGGACGTGGCCCACTGGCGGGGGCAGTAGTTGCTGGTGCCGTTGTACTTGATCCGGATAATCCCATTAGCGGACTAAAAGATTCTAAGAAGTTATCAGCTATCAGACGTGAGTTTTTGTTTGAGCAAATTCAGCTGAAGGTCAAAGCCTGGGGCATTGGCGAGGCGAGCCCAGCCGAGATTGATGAGATCAATATTTTGCAAGCGACGATGTTGGCCATGCGCCGTGCCATTGAAGATCTTGCTACACGTTTAGGTGGCTGGCCAGATAAAGCCTTGATTGATGGTAATCGCTGTCCTGAGCTGCCAATCTCTGCAGAAGCTATAGTGAAGGGTGATGCTAAAGAGCCGGCAATCTCAGCTGCCTCGATCTTGGCAAAGGTCACACGTGATCGTCAAATGATAGCCCTGCATGAACTGCATCCCCAGTATGGTTTTGCTCAGCATATGGGGTATCCAACTGAAGCGCATTTTGCTGCACTGAAGGAGTTTGGCGCATGTGATCAACACCGCCGCAGCTTTTCTCCTGTGCGCAATGTATTAGCACTGCATGGTCGATAA
- the smpB gene encoding SsrA-binding protein SmpB produces MSIVDNKKAFFDYFIEERFEAGLVLEGWEVKAIRAGRVHIKEAYVVIRQAELFLIGCHITPLLSASTHIVPDSTRTRKLLLNATEIKKLIGKVEQKGYTLVPLNLHFSKGNVKCEIGLARGKKQHDKRAATKEREWEVQKGRIARGDLNA; encoded by the coding sequence ATGAGTATCGTCGATAACAAAAAAGCCTTCTTCGATTATTTTATCGAGGAACGGTTCGAGGCAGGGCTGGTTCTGGAAGGCTGGGAAGTAAAAGCCATTCGCGCCGGTCGCGTGCACATCAAAGAAGCGTATGTTGTCATCCGTCAGGCGGAGCTGTTCCTAATAGGCTGCCACATCACCCCTCTGCTATCAGCTTCCACTCACATAGTCCCAGACAGCACCCGCACCCGCAAACTCCTTCTTAATGCTACTGAGATCAAAAAACTCATCGGCAAAGTGGAGCAAAAAGGCTACACCTTGGTCCCATTGAACCTGCATTTCTCAAAAGGGAATGTGAAATGCGAGATTGGACTAGCCCGCGGCAAGAAACAGCATGACAAACGCGCTGCTACCAAAGAGCGTGAATGGGAAGTCCAAAAGGGTCGCATTGCCAGAGGCGATCTCAACGCCTAA
- the lpxB gene encoding lipid-A-disaccharide synthase, whose product MSKLACVAGEPSGDLLAAPVLRALKQIPDTSNLDVYGIGGPRMQAEGLRSDWPMETLSVRGYVEAIKQLPAILKLHKELIANLLGEGRPDMYLGIDAPDFNLGVELALRKTGIPTLHFVSPSIWAWRAGRITKIKQAVERMLCIFPFETEIYERAGISATYVGHPLASEIPLEPNPATAKQKIEKILNLSGNMLSGIVISVLPGSRGSEIELIAPVFFETMSELAKRMPGQSLHFVIPVATPRLREPLEALLKNTLDQNPDLQIHLIDGEADTVLEAADVVLIASGTATLQAALWKKPMVISYKVPWLTAQIMKRQGYLPYVGLPNILCGEFVVPELLQDDATPSKLADALLSWLDNPSKVAQLKTRFAEMHETLRRPTGLLVAQAVAQTITAAKHRVTV is encoded by the coding sequence GTGTCTAAACTTGCTTGTGTTGCCGGAGAGCCTTCGGGGGACTTGTTGGCAGCGCCAGTATTGAGGGCACTAAAGCAGATACCCGACACTTCTAATTTGGACGTCTATGGTATTGGTGGGCCTCGCATGCAGGCCGAGGGCCTGCGCTCAGATTGGCCAATGGAGACATTGAGTGTCCGTGGTTACGTTGAGGCAATTAAACAGTTACCCGCTATTCTGAAGTTGCACAAAGAGTTGATTGCCAATCTCTTGGGTGAAGGCCGCCCAGATATGTATCTTGGTATTGATGCACCGGATTTCAATTTAGGTGTTGAGTTGGCTTTGCGCAAAACAGGTATTCCGACTTTGCATTTTGTTTCCCCATCGATTTGGGCCTGGAGAGCAGGGCGCATTACCAAAATTAAGCAGGCAGTTGAACGCATGCTCTGCATCTTCCCGTTTGAGACGGAGATTTATGAGCGCGCTGGCATTAGCGCAACTTATGTCGGACACCCGCTGGCCAGTGAGATACCTTTAGAACCCAACCCAGCAACTGCCAAGCAAAAAATAGAAAAAATCTTAAATCTTTCAGGCAATATGTTGAGTGGAATAGTTATCTCGGTATTGCCGGGAAGTCGCGGTTCAGAGATTGAATTGATTGCGCCAGTTTTTTTTGAGACCATGTCTGAGCTTGCAAAGCGTATGCCGGGACAGTCTCTCCATTTTGTAATCCCGGTGGCAACACCACGCCTACGTGAGCCGCTAGAAGCATTGCTTAAAAATACACTTGATCAAAATCCTGATCTTCAAATTCATCTGATTGATGGCGAGGCTGATACAGTTCTTGAAGCTGCCGATGTTGTGCTGATTGCTAGTGGTACAGCGACATTACAGGCGGCGCTCTGGAAAAAGCCGATGGTGATTTCTTATAAGGTGCCTTGGTTGACAGCGCAGATCATGAAACGACAGGGCTATCTGCCATATGTTGGTTTGCCCAACATTCTCTGCGGTGAGTTTGTTGTTCCTGAACTTCTGCAAGACGATGCTACTCCGAGCAAGTTGGCCGATGCCTTGCTTTCTTGGTTAGATAACCCTAGTAAAGTCGCTCAACTAAAAACCCGTTTTGCAGAAATGCATGAGACCTTGCGTAGACCAACTGGTTTATTGGTTGCACAGGCTGTAGCGCAAACCATTACCGCCGCAAAGCATCGGGTTACTGTGTGA
- a CDS encoding pyruvate, water dikinase regulatory protein has product MSTQTRIVFIVSDGTGITAENFSQSILAQFEATFKHIRVPFVDSPEKAHDAVSSINQAASKYEVQPIVFTTLVNPELNTIVGKANGLILDMFQTFVAPLEQALGVKSTHAMNRLHHNADTEAYKNRIEAINYSLAHDDGQSNKNLAEADVILVGISRVGKTPTSLYLAMQYGMKAANYPLIPEDFERGQLPKDLIPYRSKIFGLMIDAERLSEIRNERRPGSNYAKLENCRYEINEATAMMKKESIPWVATTSKSIEEIATTVLQSMKSDKTILG; this is encoded by the coding sequence ATGTCTACCCAAACGCGTATTGTTTTTATTGTTTCTGATGGCACCGGTATTACCGCCGAGAACTTCAGCCAATCGATTTTGGCCCAATTTGAGGCCACTTTTAAGCATATTCGAGTACCTTTTGTGGATAGCCCTGAAAAAGCCCATGACGCTGTTTCTAGCATCAATCAGGCAGCCTCTAAATATGAAGTTCAGCCTATTGTTTTCACCACTTTGGTCAATCCCGAACTGAACACTATTGTCGGCAAAGCCAATGGCCTGATTTTGGATATGTTCCAGACTTTTGTGGCGCCTTTGGAGCAGGCTCTTGGGGTTAAATCAACCCATGCCATGAACCGCCTGCATCACAATGCGGATACTGAGGCCTACAAAAACCGGATAGAGGCCATCAACTACTCCTTGGCCCATGATGATGGCCAATCCAATAAAAATCTAGCTGAAGCTGACGTTATTCTGGTGGGTATATCGCGGGTGGGCAAAACACCAACCAGCCTTTACTTAGCAATGCAATATGGCATGAAAGCAGCCAACTACCCCTTAATTCCAGAAGACTTTGAGCGTGGGCAGTTACCCAAAGATTTAATTCCGTATCGTAGTAAGATTTTTGGCTTGATGATTGATGCTGAACGCTTGTCAGAGATTCGTAATGAGCGGCGTCCTGGTAGTAATTACGCCAAGTTAGAAAACTGCCGCTATGAAATCAATGAAGCTACCGCCATGATGAAAAAAGAATCTATTCCTTGGGTGGCTACAACCAGTAAATCGATTGAAGAGATCGCCACTACCGTATTGCAATCCATGAAATCAGATAAAACAATTCTTGGCTAG
- a CDS encoding type II toxin-antitoxin system RatA family toxin, translating to MADVNKTVLIGQSADRMYGLVTDVARYPEFLPWCGGVEIFEQSETVLDAKINIHFKGINQYFHTRNTNRRPESIDMVFVDGPFKHFSGQWNFIPLKDDACKVEFKLHWEFKSVILDKIIGPVFGHIAGTFVDCFVKRAEDLYG from the coding sequence ATGGCAGACGTCAACAAGACCGTTTTAATTGGCCAATCCGCGGACCGCATGTATGGTTTGGTAACTGATGTTGCGCGCTACCCAGAGTTCTTGCCTTGGTGCGGAGGGGTGGAAATTTTTGAGCAATCCGAGACTGTTTTGGATGCCAAAATCAATATCCACTTTAAGGGCATTAATCAGTATTTTCATACCCGAAACACCAATCGTCGCCCCGAAAGCATTGATATGGTCTTTGTGGATGGCCCATTCAAGCATTTTTCTGGGCAGTGGAACTTCATCCCCCTTAAGGATGATGCCTGTAAGGTGGAGTTTAAGCTCCACTGGGAGTTTAAGAGCGTCATCCTGGATAAGATCATTGGCCCAGTATTCGGGCATATTGCAGGCACCTTTGTTGATTGTTTCGTCAAGCGAGCTGAAGACCTCTATGGCTAG
- the ppsA gene encoding phosphoenolpyruvate synthase codes for MSNQQQQSNDVANAYVLPFEQLRMTDVESVGGKNASLGEMISQLSSTGVRVPTGFATTSLAFRDFLEHNNLTERIQKRLENLNIDDVRALAEAGKEIRGWIETAPFQARLDEEIRIAFKTLDDSGKGSFAVRSSATAEDLPDASFAGQQETFLNVEGIDDVLKKIREVFASLYNDRAISYRVHKGFAHAEVALSAGIQRMVRSDLGAAGVMFTLDTESGFEDVVFITSSYGLGETVVQGAVNPDEFYVFKTTLAKDKKAIIRRSLGSKLIQMQFAPAGSAEKVMTVDVAPEKRNRFSLEDADITELAKYAVIIEKHYGRPMDIEWGKDGQDGRIYILQARPETVKSQAAGQVEMRYKLKGSSKVLTKGRAIGQKIGAGPVRIIRDPSEMDRVQPGDVLVADMTDPNWEPVMKRASAIVTNRGGRTCHAAIIARELGVPAVVGCGDATEHLQDGMMVTVSCAEGDEGHIYDGLIETEVTEVSRGVLPEIPVKITMNIGNPQLAFDFCQIPNAGVGLARLEFIINNYIGVHPRAVLEYPNIDPDLKRAVESVARGYASPRQFYEDKLVEGVATIAAAFYPKPVIVRLSDFKSNEYKKLIGGSRYEPDEENPMLGFRGASRYVSADFGEAFALECAAMKRVREDMGLDNVEIMVPFVRTIKQAERVIDMMAKLGLKRGENGLRLIMMCEIPSNAILADQFLEHFDGFSIGSNDMTQLTLGLDRDSGMELLAIDFDERDPAVEFMIARSIEACLKQNKYVGICGQGPSDHPDFARWLVAKGITSISLNPDSVVATWEMLGKKEA; via the coding sequence ATGTCCAACCAACAGCAACAAAGTAACGATGTAGCAAACGCCTACGTTTTGCCTTTTGAGCAACTCCGCATGACGGATGTTGAGTCAGTCGGCGGTAAAAATGCCTCACTTGGCGAAATGATTTCTCAGTTGTCCTCCACGGGTGTACGTGTGCCTACTGGATTTGCAACTACCTCATTGGCGTTTCGTGATTTCTTAGAACACAATAACTTGACCGAGCGCATTCAAAAGCGTTTGGAAAATCTCAATATTGATGATGTTCGTGCTCTGGCCGAAGCTGGAAAAGAAATTCGCGGTTGGATTGAGACTGCCCCATTTCAGGCGCGTCTTGATGAAGAGATTCGTATCGCATTTAAAACATTGGATGACTCTGGCAAGGGCTCATTCGCCGTTCGCTCTTCGGCAACTGCAGAAGACTTGCCTGATGCTTCATTTGCAGGGCAGCAAGAAACTTTCTTGAACGTTGAAGGTATTGATGATGTTTTGAAGAAGATTCGTGAAGTATTTGCCTCTTTATATAACGACCGTGCGATTTCTTATCGTGTTCACAAGGGCTTTGCCCACGCTGAGGTAGCGCTATCTGCTGGTATCCAACGTATGGTGCGCTCTGACCTGGGTGCTGCTGGCGTGATGTTTACTTTGGACACGGAGTCTGGCTTTGAAGATGTGGTGTTCATCACCTCCAGCTATGGCTTAGGCGAGACAGTAGTTCAGGGCGCAGTGAACCCAGATGAGTTCTATGTATTCAAAACTACCTTGGCAAAAGATAAGAAGGCGATTATTCGTCGCTCTTTAGGCTCCAAGTTGATTCAAATGCAATTTGCCCCAGCAGGCTCTGCTGAGAAGGTAATGACCGTGGATGTCGCTCCTGAAAAGCGTAACCGTTTTTCATTGGAAGATGCTGACATTACCGAATTAGCAAAATACGCCGTCATCATTGAAAAGCACTACGGTCGTCCAATGGATATCGAGTGGGGTAAAGATGGTCAGGATGGCCGTATTTACATTCTGCAAGCTCGCCCAGAGACAGTGAAGAGCCAAGCTGCCGGTCAGGTAGAGATGCGCTATAAGTTAAAAGGTAGCTCAAAGGTATTGACTAAAGGTCGTGCCATTGGTCAAAAGATTGGTGCGGGCCCGGTTCGTATTATTCGTGACCCAAGTGAGATGGATCGTGTGCAGCCTGGTGATGTATTGGTTGCCGACATGACTGATCCCAACTGGGAGCCAGTGATGAAGCGCGCTTCTGCGATCGTCACTAACCGTGGTGGTCGTACTTGTCACGCTGCGATTATTGCTCGTGAATTAGGTGTTCCTGCGGTAGTAGGCTGCGGTGATGCGACTGAGCATTTACAAGACGGCATGATGGTGACCGTCTCTTGTGCAGAAGGTGATGAAGGTCATATTTATGATGGTTTGATTGAAACTGAAGTGACTGAAGTTTCTCGTGGCGTATTGCCAGAGATCCCAGTCAAGATCACCATGAATATCGGTAATCCTCAGTTGGCCTTTGATTTCTGCCAGATCCCCAATGCCGGCGTTGGTTTGGCTCGCCTTGAGTTCATCATCAACAACTACATTGGTGTTCATCCCCGCGCTGTATTGGAGTATCCAAATATTGATCCTGATCTCAAGCGCGCAGTAGAGAGTGTTGCTCGTGGCTATGCAAGTCCACGCCAGTTCTATGAAGATAAATTGGTTGAAGGTGTAGCAACGATTGCTGCTGCTTTCTATCCAAAACCCGTGATCGTGCGCTTGTCCGACTTTAAGTCAAACGAGTACAAGAAGCTCATTGGCGGTTCACGCTATGAGCCGGACGAAGAGAATCCAATGCTGGGTTTCCGTGGTGCATCCCGCTACGTATCAGCAGATTTCGGTGAAGCCTTTGCTTTGGAGTGCGCTGCAATGAAGCGTGTTCGTGAAGATATGGGTCTAGATAACGTTGAGATCATGGTGCCCTTTGTTCGCACCATCAAACAAGCTGAGCGTGTCATCGACATGATGGCAAAGTTAGGCCTCAAGCGTGGTGAGAATGGCCTCCGCCTGATCATGATGTGCGAGATTCCCTCTAATGCCATCTTGGCTGACCAATTCCTTGAGCATTTCGATGGTTTCTCAATCGGTTCAAACGATATGACTCAGTTAACCTTGGGTCTAGATCGTGACTCCGGTATGGAATTGTTAGCAATTGACTTTGATGAGCGCGACCCTGCAGTAGAGTTCATGATTGCTCGCTCTATTGAAGCTTGCCTCAAGCAAAACAAGTATGTCGGTATTTGCGGTCAAGGCCCTTCAGACCACCCAGACTTTGCACGTTGGCTAGTTGCTAAGGGCATTACTTCGATCTCCCTTAATCCGGATAGCGTAGTAGCTACCTGGGAGATGTTAGGTAAGAAGGAAGCTTAA
- a CDS encoding RnfH family protein, translating to MASQSMEILICDARLGEPELSPFTLHLSPSEAPTVGLALIKAGIAQGPNDSVLARKGCFGVFGKRKDWDSPIYEGDRLELYSPLLVDPKAVRRKKANQNQDAKFQAAAAKRKARRL from the coding sequence ATGGCTAGTCAGTCTATGGAGATTCTGATTTGTGATGCCCGCTTGGGTGAGCCTGAGTTAAGCCCTTTCACGCTGCACTTATCGCCCTCCGAGGCTCCTACCGTTGGGCTTGCCCTCATAAAGGCTGGAATTGCCCAAGGCCCCAATGATTCCGTCTTGGCCAGAAAAGGCTGTTTTGGCGTCTTTGGCAAGCGCAAGGATTGGGATAGCCCTATTTACGAGGGCGATCGTTTGGAGCTGTATTCACCACTCCTAGTTGACCCCAAGGCTGTCCGTCGTAAGAAGGCTAATCAGAATCAAGATGCCAAATTCCAGGCTGCTGCAGCTAAAAGAAAGGCTAGGAGGCTATAA
- a CDS encoding glycosyltransferase family 4 protein translates to MEKFQSMGGSELTYSKLVSKLDPKYFAGINLIFNSAHESFLKKDCVNIVWNQHNIDQTAISNMANQEYIKKVDYFVYVSHWQFEKYRYKFGIPEHKSIVIQNAVDEFSATVKPKKIKLIYTSTPWRGLEVLLECFHQLDRDDLELDVFSSTSIYGTDFDKSNGPIYAELFDRAKNMKNVNYRGFANNEDVRIALQNAHIFSYPCVWEETSCMSAIEAGMAGLNLVTTNLGALYETCGSWAKFISYDPNNSNLITKYTHALNKTINQFWEEENQAKLLEQSKYFNQFYGWNGRIKEWVNFLSQVNKK, encoded by the coding sequence ATGGAAAAATTTCAAAGCATGGGAGGCTCAGAGCTAACTTATAGCAAGTTAGTAAGCAAGCTTGATCCAAAATATTTTGCGGGCATTAATTTAATATTTAATTCGGCTCATGAGTCATTTTTGAAAAAAGATTGCGTCAATATAGTCTGGAATCAACACAATATCGATCAAACAGCAATATCAAATATGGCCAACCAAGAGTATATAAAAAAAGTTGATTACTTTGTCTATGTTTCACATTGGCAATTTGAAAAATATCGATATAAATTTGGCATTCCTGAGCATAAATCTATAGTCATCCAAAATGCTGTTGATGAATTTAGCGCCACTGTAAAACCAAAAAAAATTAAGTTGATCTACACATCGACTCCTTGGCGAGGTCTGGAAGTATTACTTGAATGCTTCCACCAGCTTGATAGAGATGATTTAGAGCTGGATGTATTTTCTTCGACGTCAATCTATGGTACTGATTTTGATAAAAGTAATGGTCCTATATATGCCGAACTTTTCGATAGAGCAAAAAATATGAAGAATGTTAATTACCGAGGATTTGCAAATAATGAAGATGTGCGTATTGCGCTTCAAAATGCCCATATTTTTTCGTATCCATGTGTCTGGGAAGAAACCTCATGTATGTCAGCAATTGAGGCGGGAATGGCCGGCCTTAATCTTGTTACAACCAATTTAGGAGCTCTTTATGAAACCTGCGGCTCTTGGGCAAAATTTATTAGCTATGATCCCAATAATTCGAATTTAATAACAAAATATACTCATGCACTTAATAAAACAATTAACCAATTTTGGGAAGAGGAAAACCAGGCCAAACTTTTAGAACAGTCGAAATACTTTAACCAATTCTACGGCTGGAATGGTCGCATTAAAGAATGGGTAAACTTTTTAAGTCAGGTTAACAAAAAATAA
- the lpxA gene encoding acyl-ACP--UDP-N-acetylglucosamine O-acyltransferase — MTRIHASALVDSKAEIASDVEIGPYSVIGPNVKIGAACKIGSHTVIEGYTTIGKENNFAHFAAIGGAPQDMKYRGEPTQLIIGDRNTIREFTTIHTGTSQDEGVTRIGDDNWIMAYVHIAHDCQIGNHTIFSSNAQIAGHVKVSDWAIMGGMSGVHQFVRIGQHAMLGGASALVQDIPPFVIAAGDKASPHGINVEGLKRRGFSSETISALRQAYKVLYKDGLSFEEAKVEIQKMVLASGSDAQTAEKLTEFHDFIAASTRGIIR, encoded by the coding sequence ATGACTCGGATTCATGCATCTGCTCTAGTTGATAGTAAAGCGGAGATCGCCAGCGACGTAGAGATTGGTCCGTATTCTGTCATTGGGCCTAACGTCAAAATTGGTGCTGCCTGCAAAATTGGCTCTCACACTGTGATTGAGGGTTACACCACGATTGGCAAAGAAAATAACTTTGCCCACTTTGCCGCTATTGGTGGCGCTCCCCAGGATATGAAATACCGTGGCGAACCTACCCAGTTGATTATTGGAGATCGCAACACCATTCGTGAGTTCACGACCATTCATACTGGCACATCGCAGGATGAGGGTGTCACTAGAATTGGCGATGACAACTGGATCATGGCTTATGTGCACATTGCACATGACTGCCAAATCGGTAACCATACGATTTTTTCGAGTAACGCACAAATTGCTGGTCACGTAAAAGTGAGTGATTGGGCGATCATGGGTGGCATGTCTGGCGTGCATCAATTTGTTCGTATCGGACAGCATGCTATGTTGGGCGGTGCTTCTGCATTAGTCCAAGATATTCCACCGTTTGTCATTGCAGCTGGAGATAAAGCCTCTCCTCATGGCATTAATGTGGAGGGTCTGAAACGTCGTGGCTTCTCTAGCGAAACGATTTCTGCACTACGTCAGGCATATAAGGTTCTCTATAAAGATGGTCTCAGCTTTGAAGAAGCTAAGGTGGAGATTCAGAAGATGGTTCTCGCTAGTGGATCCGATGCCCAAACTGCAGAAAAGCTGACCGAGTTCCATGATTTTATTGCCGCCTCTACGCGCGGCATTATTCGATAG
- the guaB gene encoding IMP dehydrogenase codes for MRLIQKALTFDDVLLVPAYSSVLPRDASLASKLTREISLNTPLVSAAMDTVTEGRLAIAMASEGGIGIVHKNLKLAEQAREVAKVKRYESGILRDPITVDPHATLRQVIQLSREHGFSGFPVLTGKEVVGIITNRDLRFEEDLDAPVKSKMTPRERLITVKEGCSLEEAKRLMSQHRLERVLVVNDKFELRGLITVKDILKATEHPNACKDSEGKLRVGAAVGVGPDNDERIELLVRAGVDVIVVDTAHGHSQGVLDRVKWVKKNYPHVQVIGGNIATGEAAKALADHGADGVKVGIGPGSICTTRIVAGVGVPQISAIVNVAAALKGTGIPLIADGGVRYSGDVAKALAAGASSVMMGGMFAGTEEAPGEVFLYQGRSYKSYRGMGSLGAMADGSADRYFQSDISAANAEKLVPEGIEGQVPYKGSVLAILHQLTGGIRSSMGYLGCKTIDELHEKANFVEITSAGVRESHVHDVKITKEAPNYHID; via the coding sequence ATGCGACTCATTCAAAAAGCACTCACTTTTGACGATGTGCTCCTCGTACCGGCTTATTCTTCGGTACTCCCTCGAGATGCCAGCTTGGCAAGTAAGTTAACTCGAGAAATTTCACTCAATACACCGTTGGTGTCGGCAGCCATGGATACCGTCACTGAAGGCCGTTTGGCAATTGCTATGGCCAGTGAGGGTGGTATTGGCATTGTTCATAAAAATCTCAAGCTTGCTGAACAGGCTAGGGAAGTAGCCAAGGTGAAGCGTTACGAGTCCGGCATTTTGCGCGATCCTATTACGGTAGATCCGCATGCCACGCTACGCCAAGTTATTCAACTTTCTCGTGAACATGGTTTCTCCGGATTTCCGGTGCTTACCGGCAAAGAGGTGGTGGGCATTATTACCAACCGCGACTTGCGCTTTGAAGAAGACTTAGATGCGCCAGTGAAATCCAAAATGACTCCACGTGAGCGCTTGATTACAGTTAAAGAAGGCTGTTCTTTAGAAGAGGCAAAGCGTTTGATGAGTCAGCACCGCTTAGAGCGCGTACTGGTTGTCAATGACAAGTTTGAATTACGTGGCCTCATCACCGTTAAAGATATCTTGAAAGCGACTGAGCATCCAAATGCTTGTAAAGACAGCGAAGGTAAATTGCGCGTTGGAGCCGCCGTTGGTGTAGGTCCTGATAACGATGAGCGCATTGAGCTTTTAGTTCGTGCAGGCGTCGATGTGATTGTGGTGGATACCGCGCATGGTCATAGCCAAGGCGTATTGGATCGCGTGAAGTGGGTTAAGAAAAACTACCCGCACGTACAAGTGATTGGTGGAAACATTGCCACAGGTGAAGCTGCTAAAGCATTGGCTGATCATGGCGCTGATGGCGTTAAGGTCGGCATTGGTCCTGGCTCTATTTGCACCACCCGGATTGTTGCAGGTGTAGGTGTACCTCAGATTAGTGCCATTGTGAATGTGGCTGCTGCACTCAAAGGCACAGGCATTCCTCTCATTGCTGATGGTGGTGTGCGTTACTCAGGTGACGTTGCAAAAGCCTTAGCTGCTGGTGCAAGCTCAGTGATGATGGGGGGTATGTTTGCTGGTACTGAAGAAGCTCCTGGTGAAGTGTTCCTCTATCAAGGTCGTTCATATAAGAGTTACCGCGGCATGGGATCTTTGGGTGCAATGGCAGATGGCTCTGCAGATCGTTATTTCCAAAGCGATATCAGTGCAGCGAATGCTGAGAAGTTAGTGCCTGAAGGTATTGAGGGTCAAGTGCCTTACAAAGGTAGCGTACTTGCCATCTTGCATCAACTGACTGGTGGTATTCGTTCATCAATGGGCTATCTTGGATGCAAGACGATTGATGAGCTTCATGAGAAAGCGAATTTTGTGGAAATCACTTCAGCGGGTGTGCGCGAGTCGCACGTTCATGATGTGAAGATCACCAAGGAAGCGCCAAATTACCATATTGATTAA
- a CDS encoding RNA methyltransferase, with protein MKIEYISSKDNSLFKEIRQLQATGPKGQKARFACGQALLEGIHLVQTWVGNPALKTLITSELGLQNPEIAQAVYDHVEICPETRVYQLDTGLWDLLSDLVNAPQLAGLLDLPQSALNPQKSVATLEGDVIILDRIQDAGNVGSILRTAAAAGFTQVIALSGCAHLWSSKVLRAGMGAHRLLDLYEGWSSQHVLSAVTAPLLAATADGELDLFNMPKVLIHPVAWVMGSEGLGVSEDLMAQAKGVSIPIDPRVESLNVSTAAAVCLFETLRVRRA; from the coding sequence ATGAAAATTGAATATATCAGCTCAAAAGACAATTCCTTATTTAAGGAGATTCGTCAATTACAAGCCACTGGCCCTAAAGGACAAAAGGCCAGATTTGCTTGTGGACAAGCTTTGTTAGAAGGCATTCATTTAGTACAAACTTGGGTGGGTAATCCAGCCCTCAAGACATTAATTACCTCCGAGTTGGGTTTGCAAAATCCAGAAATTGCTCAGGCTGTATATGACCATGTAGAAATTTGTCCAGAGACTCGTGTTTATCAACTGGATACCGGTTTATGGGATTTGCTTAGTGATCTGGTCAATGCGCCGCAGCTTGCGGGCTTGCTAGATCTTCCGCAATCTGCATTGAACCCGCAAAAGTCGGTTGCTACGCTTGAAGGAGACGTCATTATTTTGGATCGCATTCAGGATGCAGGTAATGTGGGTTCTATTTTGCGCACTGCAGCTGCAGCAGGCTTTACTCAAGTGATTGCACTGTCCGGTTGTGCCCACCTATGGTCAAGTAAAGTATTGCGGGCTGGCATGGGCGCCCATCGCTTGCTAGATCTTTATGAAGGCTGGTCATCTCAGCATGTGCTCAGTGCGGTCACTGCGCCTTTGTTGGCCGCTACTGCCGACGGCGAGCTCGATCTATTTAATATGCCCAAGGTATTGATTCATCCGGTTGCTTGGGTAATGGGAAGTGAGGGCCTGGGTGTCTCTGAGGATTTGATGGCTCAAGCCAAAGGCGTCTCTATTCCGATTGATCCAAGAGTCGAATCGCTCAATGTTTCTACAGCAGCGGCAGTTTGCTTGTTTGAGACCCTAAGGGTGAGACGCGCTTAG